The window CTTTTTTACATTTAATTAATTGGCTTGTCTCTTCTAAAATTCAAGGGTCTAGATTTATTGAAGCTCTTACCTCCTATGAGGTAATTGGAGTACCGTAGGAAGGCCCTTCgttattacttgacaaataatatctaattatgaactaattagacctaaaaaattcatctagtggtaatcagttagactgtgtaattagttatttttttatttacatttaatactttatacaTGTgaccaaaaattcgatgtgacggttactgtagcaatttttttgggaattgaaCGGGGCCTGAGCTCGCTCACAAGATATTACATAGCACTGACAAGAACAGAACAGAGGCAAAACGCTTCAGAAATCCGAAAGGCCTCCACTCCTACTAACCTCATCACAACTAACATAAGAAGCATTAGCATTACAGTGAAGTGTAACACTACAGGCAACGTCGCTtaagaggaaaaaaaatggagaaaaaggaaaattcatTCTTAGGAGGTTCAGGTCTTTCAACTTCAGGAACTGTACCGGCCTTGAGCAGAACCGTACATATCCCTGGAAGGCACCCGTAGTTGTGTTCCAGGTTGATCTGGCCTCAGCGGCTCAGCCTCTCGTCTAGCAGCAATCACACAAGCTGGTCTTACTCATCTGCAGATTGTAAAAACACAAATAACGAAACTATGATCAGAACAAGACCTTGAAAAGCATGCAACAAGTTGCGGAGATCAGCCAAGAGCCATTACGGGAATGAGTTTAACGGAAAAAAAAACTGGGTACGCACCATTACGGTAGCGGGAGGTGATGGGGAGGTCGTTGGTCGCCATGGGGATGGACATGGAAAGCTGCGTCTCGCCGTCGAACCCCATCCAGGAGCCGCCCTTGTTTGCCTTCTCGTGCGGCCACTCGTCGAAGAAGGGCCGGAGCGGCTTCTGCGCGGGGGCGGCGTCGTGGCCCGACGGCCTCTCCAGCCGCAGGTCGGCTCCCAGCACGAagcagtgctgctgctgctggcgccgccgctcctcctcgtcctcttccTTGCTCAGATCAGCGGCgtacgccgtcgccgcggcgttCCCGTACCCGCCGACCGAGAACAGCGACGCGGCGCTCGGCTTCGGCTCCACGCCGAGATTCTTGAACTGCCACTGACCCGCGGCCTGGCGGTCCCTCTCGGTCGTGCCGTCGGAGAAGAAGGCGTGCTCGCCGACCTCCTTGGCGGCGTGCCCGTAGGCGTAGTCCCTCTGGTCCACGGAGTAGTACGACGGCGGCGGGTGCGGGTGGGTGGTatcgaggtggaggtggaacgGGCTCACCTGCGCCGACGCGTGGTACGCGCTGGCGGGGCGGGTGGAGGCCGCCGCGTATGGGCTGCCACCGTACAGCGCGTGGTAGGGCGCCGcgtcgtgcgcggcggcgggggccgggcGGTGGTAGGTGGGCGCGGGGGACGAGGTCGTGGTGGTGTTGGCGGTGGCGCTGTTGGCGGAGGTGGCGTTGGAGGACGGCGCCGGCGTGGCAAGGGACATTTCCACAGGCTTTCTTGAACGGTTCTTGCCGCGGTGCATGTGCTTCTCGCAGTACTTGGAGTCCGGGTAGGCCTCCTTGGAGCAGCGCCACTTCTTGCCGTCCGTCCGCCGGCACCGCCCGGGCTCCGGATCCTCGTCGGGCTTCCTGCTGAACCCCATCCCGAAGCAGCCCCACCCCACTGCATGCACAAGGAAACTTGATTCAGATCAGCCAGTGGCCCAGTGCCAATGCATACGTGAACGGAAACAACAAGAGAGGGGGAAAAAAGAGAAGGGAAGGAAACGTACGCGAGGGTTGCGGCGGGaaggcgagggagggggaggtggcGAGGGCGGAGTCGAGgatgcggcggagcggcggcatgAGGTAGGACGGGATGGGCTTGCCGGACGCCAGGCACTTGTAGATGAGCGCCTGGTGCTCCAGCTCCTGCCACTGCGACGCCGTGAACGGATACCGCcccgcgccggccccgccgcccgcacgaccgctcatcatcatcatctccgcgGCCGGCGGCTTCTCTCCCGGGCTAGATTAAGCTACCAGCGAAGATCTCTATCGGAACGCACACCGCCGGCGGGAAACGCAGGAGGCGATCGGAGCGCGGTGCGGCGGTTGCAGTCGTGGTGGTGTCAGCGAGATGCCGAGGGGCAGCAGGGTGGAGGCGGAACGGCGAGTGGCGTGAGTGAGCAATGGGTCAGGTAGaggtggaaggggttttgtAGGGAGGGCTCGGCGAGAGGGGTTCCGTGGGTGGCTGCAGCGCCGCGTTCAAAAGGAGGCGTCGGCGTCCGGTTTTGGGCTGCAAGAGTTTTGGGCCACTTGATTGTTTAGTTGCatctaaaattttaaaattttataagatttcctatcacatcgaatctttaaacgtatgcatgaagtattaaatgtagctaaataaaataattaattacacagtttgtctgtaatttgcgagacgaactttttgagcctagttaacctatgatcggataataattaccaaatacgaACAAAAGTGCTATAGTGTCAAAATTCCAAAagtttttgcaacaaaacaaggGCTTCATAGCTATTCCACGGCAGTTTGCGATCATCCAACCCGCACGTATGCTCCGATCCAAGGGCCGGCGGCATGACACGTACAATCTCCTTTTTGCTTCACTAACAAAATGCATGACACCATCTGATTGAGTGCTTACGTTAACCTGTCTCGTTTTGTACCTGTTCTCGGTCGGTAGCGTCCTGGGTGGTAAAGGGCCATAATTTTTTGCCTAAATAATCTGAGGACTGGATCCTAAAAGAATCAAGCTATAATTTTAATCAATTTTGAGTTAAAAAATTAAGAGCCAACTAAGATGGTGAAAAGAGCATTCGGGCCATGATCTATTACCACCCAGCATCTCGTAAGCAGGAGCAGACGGGCCCATGCCGTTCAACCTGTGCGTGCGTGCGCCCCCGGCCCGTACGCGTGACCCAAGCGAGAGGGAGCAGGCGCCCAACGCGACCGGTCAGTATCCTGGACGGTTGCttcaaaaaatttcatggtGTGGGGTACAGAGCCCATGTCATTCATCAGATCAGTCAAGACTCGAGACAGGGTGCGCGCTGCAGAATCTGCTGTGCGCAGGGGCGCAGCGGCTGCAAGCCTGCGttccctgcccccccccccccccccccccccagagcCCAGACTCGGACGACTCGCTCCCTGCCAGTGCCAGGCTGCCATTATCAGACGTGATCCCAtccgaactaaacacagcctgggCTTGCCAACTGCGACGCCGCcgtcggcaacggcgacggccgacggcgTTGGCGCGCCGCGCATGGCTCGTGTAAGCGCTGGGCCGTGGGCTTTGCCGCTCTTCGCGTAGTCCTCAACGGCGCTCCCGCCGTTGTTATCGGCTGTGGATCCCATATCCGTCCCGAATAGTTTCAGAGAATGATGGTGTTGCTCACATTACACGGGTTTACAAAGAGGGCAGGAGGGACCATGCGATGATGCGAAGCCGTTCTTCTGCACCCGACCATCATTGTTACCGTGCTAACAGTATTGGCAACCAGTTTTTTCTGCTACCTGTGCGTGTGAACGGCACGGTCCCGTGAGAATTCCTACCGCCAGCACTAGTTTGTCTGATCGGCTCACCGCATAAATAATATAGAGCTAGtagaataaataatattttatgaGAGGAAATAAACCGAAATAAATCGAGAAACCAAGAGAAAACAAGCCGTTATTTGTGGCAAAGCTGGTTGGTGTACACTCCCGGCGGGTGGACGGAGGAGATCCGCGGTGCCATCCCATTCTCCATGGCAGCAGCGCCACCTGGTGGCCCCATTCATTGTCATGCTCCTTGTTTATTGACTGCAaccctgcaggctgcaggcgGCAGTGGTCAGTGGAGACGGCCAGACTCCGACACCCTACGCAGATACAGTAGCCTGCAtcgacccaacccaacccaacgaCCGTTTCTCTCTCTTAACTCCCACTCCACCACCGATACGTGTACCGGGAGGAGTACGCCTACTCCAGAAATCTGTACTGTTGCGCACCAAGTCGCCAGTGACTCCTCTGCTACAGTATCAGGCTCGTACCCATCATGCAAGAACCAGCTATCCTAGGGTCAGATGCCTGTTTGTAGCGGAAGATTTCAGCTTTTGAGCCAAGCCCTCCTGAACAACTATAGTCCGTATTACCGTATAATACAGTGAAACATGTACTCAGCGCTTACACAAAGCCTAATCGGAACTGTTTCAGATTTACAAATCTACTATATGGATGGGCGTGGGGGACAGGACCTGAGGACTCATCTCTGAAGCCTGCAGGCATGGCCGCATGGCTGCTGTGCTCTTCTGCCTTTTGTTGCTGCTGTCTCTGACTGCTTTACGGAAACTCATAAACAAAGGATTTGTTTAGTTGCTCTGTGTAAAATTTTTTAAAGGGtatttttctatatttgaaatactaaatataaactaatcacaaaataaattacagaactcgtctgtaaatcgtgagacgaatctaatgagcctaattatccATCATTAgatgttgtttactgtagcattactgtagcgaTTTAGCGTCTAATTATACCCtgattagattcattagattcgtctcgcgatttacaggcaaatTGTGCAatgtattttttatttcgtctagatttaaatctTCATGTAGGTGCTGGAaataaattttggaattttaaactTTGCAACTAAACAGGGGAAAGGCCTGCCTGGCGCCTGCCCAAGCGCAGCGAGGTGCCGTGCATCTCTCTCTCTGCGTCTCCCACCTCTGGTCTTGTACAGTGCATGTGTGTTGTTCAACTGCGCCGCAGCTCCCTGCCTGGCCCGCGCAAATCAAAAGAAAGCAAGTGGTAAAGAAGACAGCAAGACGATTACTCGTAGCATACGAGTACTCCTACGTACTAGTAGCCAtgggaggaccggaggagacGTAAAGATGTCGCGCGATCAGAGCCCAGGCAGCTTGCACCGTACGCTCTCACACGCCGCGCAGGCTTTCGCCCCCTGTTCGTGGATGCGGTAGCTGCCGATTTGCTCAATTGCTCCACCATGCGCCGTCGCGTTTCAACTACTCCTATTTCCTCTGGAGAAGCTGTCTAGCTGAAGGCGTGACGAAGCATTCAGGTTTCAGAGTGTTTACTTATCAAAacctttttttctttgaatGTTTTCTCATGACGACTGAAGATCTACGTTTGTACTCCTATTTGTTTCGTTCAATAAAACTGAAGATGACGATGTAAAActaaatgcacaaaaatagtagtagtagtagtagatgTTCGTTGCCGATAAAAGTAAAGCCGAAAGTGCAGGCAGGAGCAGGCGATAGGCTGCGAGCTTTTCAGGGGCCTCTGATTCGTTCCTGCAGGCGAAAGCCGAAAGTGTTTTCTTTCGTTCTTTCTCCGACAGATGTGATGGCTCATGGCTCGTCGCAATCATCGTTGGCTTGAtatgttcaaaaaaaatatactgGGGGCTTGCTGGACTGAACATTGTGAACGCCTCGTTTCTCCTGGACAGAAGAAAATGGCTATGGCCTTGTGTTTAGATGTGAAAAATTTTGGTGTAAAGTATTATAGTACTTTCGATTGTATTTGATACTTATTGTTCCATTATGGGTTAAttatgctcaaaagattcgtctcgcaaattatagtcaaATTATATAATtcgttattttatttagctatatttaatacttcatgtatgtgttcaaagattcgatgtgatgtgaaatcttgtaaagttttaagAATTTTGAGTGCAtgtaatacttcatgcatgcgttcaaagattcgctgtgttcgcttggcttgtcagccaaccagacAGCAGTATTGTTCTcgcatactaaatcagcaccagccatcagctaacaaccagtcagcagtactgttctctcataacaaatcagcactatCATCAGCCACAGCAAAGCGAATACAGCGATGCCACAAGCAACGGTTTGCTGTTGCCCACGCTGTCTGACTTCTGATGTGATGATGGTTTGATCGAGGCCAGTAATAACTTTTTTCCTCATTTGCCCCTTACCAAAAAATACCATTAGCAAGTAACATGGCAATAAATAAAACTGTATATAAATTCCAAGCATTAGCGGACCATCATGGGCTACTCCGATGCTCTGAAAAGGATCCAAACTTGGAGCAGCAGCACAGTGCCTAAAAAGGCTTTCGAATGAAGCATTGTGGCAGCCATCTTAAGCACACCAACACTGGAGAAAAAGGTGTTGTTCTAGGAACAAAGATCAGCTTAGCGTCATTATTGAGCTTTCTCTCCCGCACGGTAGAGTTACGCACAATAATTAGGCATCAAATACTACTGTACTTGACTGGTCAAAGTAGAGGGAGAAAGGGGGAGCATGCTCGCTGACACCAACGgatggggcccatgggcctgcaACCGTGGGCCACTTTTGGGCTCAGATAAGCCAACCACTGTCCGCTGAGAGCGATGAATGGGCATGACACCGCCATAATGATGATGTGGCTTGACTATGCAGAGAAGGTATAATCTGAAAAAATACTACAGTATTTCTTCTGCGTCGCCTTTTTCACTTGATGGTGGTTGGTTacgagtactccctccgtctcagaATATAATTATTTGTTGACTTTTGATGATCACATTTGACCATtcgttttatttaaaaaatttataaaaatataaaaacaagtATGATATACTTAAAATATATACGATGATAAAACAtgtcaaaacaaaataaataatattttcacaaatttttcgaataagacgaatggtcaaacGTGAATCACGAAAGTCAATAAATGCTTATATTTTAGGACAGCATGGAAGTTGTACATCAGCAAGTGTGGTCGTGCGGAGGTGGCTGGAGCAGAGCAGGCTGAGAAGGGAAGTGATTGCTGACAGCTGTTGGCCCACAGGGCAGTGGGCAGGCAGAAACGGCACTCTTTTGGCCCACGCTGTCACGCAGGGGATGCACACTGCAATCACAAGCACAGGGTTCTCCCAGTCTTTCTCTGCTGCTTTGACTATGTGTCATACTAGTAGCAAAAATCTACCAAAAAAGTAGATTTGGAGTCCAATTCAGCTACCGAACTTCGTTCGTTTTGTCTCAAATACAGCTAGTAATGCCGACCCGTGGTCTTTTTGGTCGGCTACGTGATTGGTCAAGACTCAACAGTAGAGGTGCATGTTTCTTCTTGGAAGCACATGTTCTGGTACCTATGATTCAAGCATGCCTGAATTCGGATTCAAGCATGCCAGAATTCATCATGTTGCCAAAAAAGGAGCCACTACACGTTGCCCATCCGAAGAAATCAAACCATCTTCCTGCGAAAAGTGAGAAAAAATTGCAGACACCAATGACTTACCGTATCCCCAATGAGTGCGTGCCCAACCCACTCTACAATGACCTATACTGCCCTCATCTTGACCTCGGTTTCCACTCACTCTCCAACGCTGAAACAACACtgcggctgtgtttagatctctGGAAAAGCGGGAGAAAAAATtgcatcggacactgtagcacttttcgtttgtttgtggtaaatattgtcctaccatgatctaactaggctcaaaagattcgtctcgcaacgtacatcaatattatgcaattagttttttatttacctacatttagtacttcatatatgaatcatttgctatatttaatgtttcgatgtgatggaaaatttagaTTTTGGGGGGTTTTggggcatctaaacacaccctacaACAGTTGTAGCACACACTTCTGACTCCGTCACAGTCAGAGCACATGTTCTGTCCCTCACCCACCTGCGCGCTGTGTCAGGAGAGTAGTGAAGGCTGGACTGGAGGGCCTCTTGCTGTCTCGCAGGTCGCAGCTGAAGGCAGGAGGCATCCAGTCGCGCGCCTCTCCCTTCCATGATGAGTCAAAGAAGCGGTCACGCCACGCATATGGGGCGCAGGCCTTCCTATCTGCTTGTTCACGCCGCCGAGCCTACCCTTCGCCCTTGCAGTCGcctcgccgaccgccgccgctagcCAGCCTGCCGCCAGTCTGGGCTCTGGCCCGTGGCCTCTGCCTGCGCGGCAGGCACGTACCCGGAGGACAGGACCGGTCACTCGCTGCCTGCGCTGCGCGCACCGCGCATGCATGCACGCACGCTCCCAGCCGGTCGCCGGTCGGGTCAGGCCAGGTCAGCCTCAGCCAGTGGGCATGCTGCTTGTCATGCACGGATGGGTGGACGGACTCGCTGGCTTCTCGTCAGAGACGAGACGTTCCCATTCCGCTTTCGCTGCCGCGGTCAGTGCGGCGCAGGCTCGGAGCGATGAGGTGAGCCAGGCGTGTCAGTGCCCACTGCCCAGCGGTAAATGGAGATGCCATGGTTGGTGAGCCAGGGGAGTTGGGGGCCCGGGCGCAGCAGCGCAGCAGCTGGGAATGGGATACCGTGGGCGacgatttggatttttgaactACTGCCACGTCACCTTCCCGCGGAAAATAGCTCCGTGTGGGCCGgtgcgcaggcggcggccatgAGTTTCTGGCTACCTCGAACGGGCTCTTGCCGGTAACCCAGGAGCAGGGACCATGGCATCACTGATCACTCTCCGTATCAGccactggctgctgctgctcgctcGGCTACTACTGCATCATCAGGACCATATCCATGGCCAAGGACCACGGCGCGCGCGCTCCACCCTCCGTAGAAAAGGAGGAAGCCGTGATCCAAGCAGCTgattcgcggcggccgcgccgctggAGTGCAGGATATTGGACGCTGTACACCGCCACAGCCCTACCAGGCTACCACAAAAGATCCGCGGTCATCGTTGCCTGCCACCGTGGTTCCTGTCACGCCTGCCCGGAGAGAGGGGAGCGAGCCGCAGCGCGGCAGCAGCATCAGGAGGCAGTCATGTCAGGCAGGCAGGGCAGCGCTAGCAGCGCCTTTCAAGCGCAGCTAGCTACCGTTCCCTCCGTCAC is drawn from Panicum virgatum strain AP13 chromosome 1N, P.virgatum_v5, whole genome shotgun sequence and contains these coding sequences:
- the LOC120657359 gene encoding growth-regulating factor 1-like; amino-acid sequence: MMMMSGRAGGGAGAGRYPFTASQWQELEHQALIYKCLASGKPIPSYLMPPLRRILDSALATSPSLAFPPQPSLGWGCFGMGFSRKPDEDPEPGRCRRTDGKKWRCSKEAYPDSKYCEKHMHRGKNRSRKPVEMSLATPAPSSNATSANSATANTTTTSSPAPTYHRPAPAAAHDAAPYHALYGGSPYAAASTRPASAYHASAQVSPFHLHLDTTHPHPPPSYYSVDQRDYAYGHAAKEVGEHAFFSDGTTERDRQAAGQWQFKNLGVEPKPSAASLFSVGGYGNAAATAYAADLSKEEDEEERRRQQQQHCFVLGADLRLERPSGHDAAPAQKPLRPFFDEWPHEKANKGGSWMGFDGETQLSMSIPMATNDLPITSRYRNDE